In a genomic window of Taylorella equigenitalis ATCC 35865:
- the pstC gene encoding phosphate ABC transporter permease subunit PstC, producing MQTKDAKNTQSRGVLLDGLFANATRLMAFFVFILLAAILLSLLWESRDSIYKWGFSFLWTNDWDPQNDIYGAVAPIIGTLITSFIALLIAIPVSFGIAMFLTELSPIWLRRPLGTAVEMLAAIPSIIYGMWGLFIFAPWYANNVQPFIIKTFGNLPLIGFLFQGAPMGIGLFTASLILAIMVIPYIASIMRDVFEVVPPMHKESAYGLGSTTWEVMWKVVLPYTKNGVVGGIMLGLGRALGETMAVTLVIGNSFNLPTSLYDSATSIASAIANGFNEAAGIQKSALIELGLILFLITTIVLALSRWMVSRMERKEGKKS from the coding sequence ATGCAAACTAAAGACGCAAAAAATACGCAAAGTCGTGGAGTTCTTTTAGATGGATTATTTGCCAATGCAACTCGTTTGATGGCATTTTTCGTATTTATACTTCTAGCGGCTATATTGTTGTCTCTACTTTGGGAGAGCCGTGATTCTATCTATAAGTGGGGATTTTCATTTTTATGGACTAATGATTGGGACCCACAAAATGATATCTATGGTGCCGTAGCTCCAATTATAGGTACATTAATAACGTCTTTTATTGCATTACTAATTGCTATCCCGGTTTCATTTGGTATTGCAATGTTCTTAACTGAATTGTCACCTATTTGGTTACGTAGACCCTTGGGTACTGCTGTTGAGATGCTAGCGGCAATTCCATCTATTATTTATGGTATGTGGGGCTTGTTTATTTTCGCTCCATGGTATGCAAATAATGTGCAACCATTCATTATTAAAACATTCGGAAACCTACCACTAATCGGTTTTTTATTTCAGGGTGCCCCGATGGGTATCGGGTTATTTACTGCAAGTCTGATACTTGCAATTATGGTCATTCCATATATTGCCTCAATTATGCGCGATGTATTCGAAGTAGTTCCTCCTATGCATAAAGAATCAGCCTATGGACTAGGTTCTACAACTTGGGAAGTTATGTGGAAGGTAGTGCTTCCTTACACTAAAAATGGTGTTGTGGGCGGTATTATGTTGGGTTTAGGTCGTGCCCTTGGTGAGACTATGGCTGTTACCCTAGTTATAGGTAACTCATTCAATTTACCTACTAGTCTATATGATTCTGCCACATCAATTGCTTCAGCAATTGCAAATGGATTTAATGAAGCAGCTGGTATTCAAAAATCAGCCCTCATCGAGCTTGGTTTAATTCTATTTTTGATTACAACTATTGTACTTGCACTATCTCGTTGGATGGT
- a CDS encoding RlmE family RNA methyltransferase, whose translation MAKNKFSKNWIHQHINDPYVKLAQQKGYRARAAFKLIEILDTEKLMHRGDIIVDLGSSPGSWSQVARERLLKNGVIDGRIIALDLLPMEHIEGVEFIQGDFRDETILKALEEKVGFQQVDLVISDMAPNLSGISSADSARIQHVVELAVEFATNHLKPQGALIVKAFHGSGFSQLIELFKKNFVRVVEIKPKASRDKSSETFIVGKKLKN comes from the coding sequence ATGGCTAAAAACAAATTTTCAAAAAATTGGATACATCAGCATATCAACGACCCGTATGTTAAATTAGCACAACAAAAGGGTTATAGAGCTCGAGCAGCCTTTAAGTTAATTGAAATATTGGATACCGAGAAGCTTATGCATAGAGGTGATATTATAGTAGACTTAGGCTCTTCGCCTGGGAGTTGGTCTCAAGTAGCACGTGAAAGACTTTTGAAAAATGGGGTTATAGACGGGAGAATCATTGCCCTAGATTTGTTGCCCATGGAACATATTGAGGGTGTAGAGTTTATACAGGGGGATTTTAGGGATGAAACTATTCTTAAGGCCTTAGAAGAAAAGGTGGGGTTCCAGCAAGTTGATTTAGTGATTTCTGATATGGCACCTAATTTATCTGGTATAAGTTCAGCAGATTCTGCTCGCATTCAGCATGTTGTGGAATTGGCTGTTGAATTTGCTACAAATCATTTAAAACCCCAGGGTGCACTTATAGTCAAGGCGTTTCATGGAAGTGGGTTTTCGCAACTTATTGAATTGTTTAAGAAAAATTTTGTTAGGGTCGTTGAGATAAAGCCTAAGGCTTCTAGAGATAAATCATCAGAAACTTTTATCGTAGGAAAAAAATTAAAGAACTAA
- a CDS encoding GNAT family N-acetyltransferase, with product MRELLTTQATTREPSFTLSIATSPEEVESLQRLRYEIYSSELGVKFDREGIDVDYFDDFCDHLMVIDNDKKIVVGTYRVLSPKNAVKAGKYYSEGEFNIESLNDIRHLLAECGRSCTHSDYRSGSVIMLLWAGLAKYMDFYDARYMLGCASVSLADGGFQAAEVWRFTKDEMAQHPDRAQVVPLNPYPIEKLESLPEDTENQTKFHSLIKGYIKVGAFICGKPTYDESFNSCDFPIIIDKHAMDKRYYKQFDQFANEVTC from the coding sequence ATGCGTGAACTACTTACAACGCAAGCAACAACCAGGGAACCGAGTTTTACCTTAAGCATTGCCACCAGTCCTGAAGAGGTGGAATCGCTTCAAAGATTGCGATACGAAATTTATTCATCTGAGTTAGGTGTGAAATTCGATCGCGAGGGTATAGACGTAGATTACTTTGATGATTTTTGCGATCATTTGATGGTTATAGACAACGATAAAAAAATAGTCGTTGGCACATATCGCGTATTAAGTCCTAAAAATGCTGTTAAGGCTGGCAAATACTACTCTGAGGGCGAGTTTAATATTGAAAGCTTAAATGACATTAGACATTTGTTAGCTGAATGTGGTCGTTCGTGCACTCATAGTGACTACAGGTCGGGTTCAGTGATTATGCTTTTGTGGGCTGGGCTGGCAAAATACATGGATTTTTATGATGCTAGGTATATGCTTGGATGTGCAAGTGTTAGTTTGGCTGACGGGGGCTTTCAAGCAGCAGAGGTTTGGCGTTTTACTAAAGATGAGATGGCTCAGCATCCAGACAGAGCACAGGTTGTTCCTCTTAATCCATACCCAATCGAGAAGCTGGAATCGTTGCCAGAGGATACTGAAAACCAAACAAAATTTCACTCTTTGATAAAAGGGTATATCAAAGTTGGTGCTTTTATTTGTGGAAAACCAACCTACGATGAAAGTTTTAATTCATGCGATTTTCCAATTATTATTGATAAGCATGCAATGGATAAGAGATACTATAAACAGTTTGATCAATTTGCAAATGAGGTCACTTGCTAA
- the yhbY gene encoding ribosome assembly RNA-binding protein YhbY yields the protein MNIENSNQKLSSKERSLLRSNAHNLKPVVMIGDNGLTETVIKEIDQNLNSHGLIKIKISGDDKEYRLNIATEINQKLGSELVSHLGKIITLYRPNEEYKSLLKKSKPRQASERLPNEEYTPKKLAAVGKKSLTTVSKGGKAKSKPASTAGKPAPKSAKSKSAKPNTSSLKPSIPRKRGSSLTLRAGRRSRV from the coding sequence ATGAATATTGAAAATTCTAATCAAAAGCTTTCCTCCAAAGAAAGAAGCCTATTACGTTCAAATGCACACAATCTTAAACCTGTGGTCATGATTGGAGATAATGGTCTGACTGAAACAGTTATTAAAGAGATTGATCAAAACCTTAATTCACATGGATTAATCAAAATCAAAATTTCAGGTGACGATAAAGAGTATAGATTAAATATTGCCACAGAAATAAATCAAAAACTAGGTAGTGAATTAGTTTCACACTTAGGTAAAATAATAACGCTTTATAGACCAAACGAAGAATACAAATCGCTTCTTAAAAAAAGTAAACCTCGTCAAGCTAGCGAAAGACTTCCTAATGAAGAGTACACCCCTAAGAAACTAGCCGCAGTTGGAAAAAAATCACTTACAACTGTTTCTAAGGGAGGTAAAGCCAAATCCAAACCAGCATCTACAGCAGGAAAACCAGCACCTAAATCTGCTAAATCTAAAAGTGCTAAACCAAATACCTCTTCGTTGAAACCTAGTATCCCTAGAAAGAGAGGAAGCTCCCTAACCCTAAGAGCTGGCAGAAGGTCACGAGTTTAA
- the glmM gene encoding phosphoglucosamine mutase, which yields MMSRKYFGTDGVRGEVGGDTINAEFALRLGYAAGKVLTREHKNSNRPTVLIGKDTRVSGYMLESALEAGLSAAGIDVLLAGPIPTPAVAYLTKAFRLDAGIVISASHNPYYDNGIKFFSGEGTKLPDEVELQIENLIDEPLGCVGSDDIGKARRISDASGRYIEFCKSTFAGDLNLRGLKIVVDAAHGAAYRIATPVFQELGAEVISIGDDPNGFNINDGMGTLYPESIAQEVLKNNADYGIALDGDADRIVMCDNDGTIYNGDQLLYAIVKDRLSRYERLGRNQLYALDGVVGTLMTNYGLEKRLNELGIPLKRSKVGDRYVMQDLLDKGWKLGGESSGHILCLDQHTTGDGIISALQVLRGTVRNNSSLKDWLSDLNMYPQAMISVPCEKGFNWENCRPLVAKVDEIKAQLGSRGRVLIRPSGTEPKLRLMVEAEDEKVAQSAVDELAAIDLSISN from the coding sequence ATCATGAGTAGGAAGTATTTTGGAACAGATGGGGTCAGAGGCGAAGTAGGCGGGGACACCATAAATGCAGAATTTGCACTGAGGCTGGGATATGCGGCAGGTAAGGTTTTAACTAGAGAACACAAAAATTCTAATAGACCAACTGTACTCATAGGAAAGGATACTCGAGTTTCAGGATATATGCTTGAATCGGCTTTAGAAGCAGGATTATCTGCAGCTGGTATCGACGTATTATTAGCAGGTCCTATACCAACTCCAGCTGTTGCCTACTTAACTAAAGCATTTAGATTAGATGCTGGCATTGTTATCAGTGCATCACATAATCCATATTACGATAATGGTATAAAATTCTTTTCAGGCGAAGGTACTAAATTACCTGATGAAGTTGAGCTTCAGATTGAAAACTTAATAGATGAGCCATTGGGTTGTGTTGGCTCTGATGATATCGGAAAAGCTCGTCGTATTAGTGATGCTTCTGGTAGATATATTGAGTTTTGCAAGAGTACATTTGCTGGAGACTTGAATTTACGAGGTCTAAAAATTGTGGTTGATGCTGCTCATGGGGCGGCTTATCGTATTGCCACTCCAGTATTTCAAGAACTTGGGGCTGAAGTTATTTCTATAGGCGATGATCCTAATGGATTTAATATCAATGATGGTATGGGCACTTTGTATCCAGAATCTATAGCTCAAGAAGTGCTTAAAAACAATGCTGATTATGGTATTGCATTAGATGGAGATGCCGATCGCATTGTTATGTGTGATAATGACGGCACAATCTATAATGGTGATCAGCTTTTGTACGCTATCGTTAAAGATAGACTTTCTCGCTATGAGCGTTTGGGGCGTAATCAGTTATATGCTTTAGATGGAGTAGTGGGTACTTTAATGACTAACTACGGTCTAGAAAAGCGACTGAATGAACTAGGTATTCCGCTTAAAAGATCTAAAGTTGGTGATCGTTATGTAATGCAGGATCTTTTGGATAAGGGTTGGAAGCTTGGTGGTGAGAGTTCAGGACATATATTATGTCTAGATCAGCACACTACAGGTGATGGCATAATTTCTGCATTGCAAGTTTTAAGAGGAACTGTTAGAAATAATTCATCTTTAAAAGATTGGCTTTCGGATTTAAATATGTATCCGCAAGCTATGATTAGTGTACCTTGTGAAAAAGGTTTTAATTGGGAGAACTGCCGTCCGCTTGTAGCTAAAGTTGATGAAATTAAGGCACAGTTAGGATCTAGAGGTAGGGTTTTAATTAGACCATCAGGTACAGAGCCTAAACTAAGACTTATGGTTGAGGCGGAAGATGAAAAAGTAGCTCAATCAGCAGTAGATGAATTAGCTGCTATAGATTTGAGCATTTCAAATTAA
- the pstS gene encoding phosphate ABC transporter substrate-binding protein PstS: MLKHALKGITVAVALSTASFAVQAVEVTGAGASFPYPVYSKWATDFEKETGNKINYQSIGSGGGQKAIIGKTVDFAGSDDPMSADKLEENGLFQFPSVVGGTVAVVNITGVKPGQLILNGEVLADIFLGKIKKWNDAKIAALNSNVSLPDADIIVVHRSDSSGTSFGFTNYLSKVSADWKNSVGEGKSVKWPVGQGGKGNGGVAGLVSKIPFSIGYVEYAYAKQNGLAWTGMQNAEGKVVQPEQSTFAAAASSADWKGTPGMGVVLTNEPGADSWPMTSATFILVHKQVEKPEQVKTALQFFDYAWSKGAKTASDLDYVPLPDAVTNAIREEWKAQLKTADGQSIW; encoded by the coding sequence ATGTTAAAACACGCATTAAAAGGTATTACTGTAGCAGTTGCTCTTAGCACTGCTTCTTTCGCTGTACAAGCAGTTGAAGTTACTGGTGCTGGTGCATCTTTCCCATACCCAGTTTATTCTAAATGGGCTACTGATTTCGAAAAAGAAACAGGTAACAAAATCAATTATCAATCTATCGGTTCTGGTGGCGGTCAAAAAGCTATCATCGGTAAAACTGTAGATTTCGCAGGTTCTGATGACCCTATGAGTGCTGATAAACTTGAAGAAAACGGTTTATTCCAATTCCCATCTGTTGTTGGTGGTACAGTTGCTGTAGTAAACATCACTGGCGTTAAACCTGGTCAACTTATCCTTAACGGTGAAGTTCTTGCTGACATCTTCTTAGGCAAAATCAAAAAATGGAATGACGCTAAAATCGCTGCATTAAACAGCAACGTTAGCCTTCCAGACGCTGATATCATCGTTGTTCACCGTTCTGATTCTTCTGGTACTTCTTTCGGTTTCACTAACTACCTTTCTAAAGTTTCTGCTGACTGGAAAAACTCAGTAGGTGAAGGTAAATCTGTTAAATGGCCTGTAGGTCAAGGTGGTAAAGGTAACGGTGGTGTTGCTGGTCTAGTTTCTAAAATCCCTTTCTCTATCGGTTATGTTGAATATGCATATGCTAAACAAAATGGTTTAGCTTGGACTGGTATGCAAAATGCTGAAGGTAAAGTTGTTCAACCTGAACAATCTACTTTCGCTGCAGCTGCTTCTAGTGCTGACTGGAAAGGTACTCCTGGTATGGGTGTAGTTCTTACTAACGAACCAGGTGCTGATAGCTGGCCTATGACTTCTGCTACTTTCATTCTAGTTCACAAACAAGTTGAAAAACCTGAGCAAGTTAAAACAGCTCTTCAATTCTTCGACTATGCTTGGTCTAAAGGTGCAAAAACTGCTTCTGACTTAGATTACGTTCCACTTCCAGATGCAGTGACTAACGCTATCCGTGAAGAATGGAAAGCTCAGCTTAAAACTGCTGATGGTCAATCAATCTGGTAA
- the greA gene encoding transcription elongation factor GreA: MSTLPLTKAGSIRLTEELQKLKTVERPAVIQAIAEARAQGDLSENAEYDAARERQGFIEARIKELEGVLSNSQIIEPSTLEAGDKIVFGATVELEDLDSGELVKYQIVGDAEADIKLNTISISSPVARGLIGKHEGDTIKISVPSGEKEYEILSVEYI, translated from the coding sequence ATGTCTACACTTCCATTGACTAAAGCAGGGTCTATTAGACTTACTGAAGAATTACAAAAATTAAAAACAGTTGAACGCCCAGCTGTGATTCAAGCTATCGCTGAAGCTAGAGCTCAAGGTGATCTTAGCGAAAATGCAGAATATGATGCTGCACGTGAAAGACAAGGGTTTATTGAAGCAAGAATTAAAGAGCTTGAGGGTGTACTTTCAAACTCTCAAATTATTGAACCTTCAACTCTTGAAGCGGGGGATAAGATAGTTTTCGGTGCTACCGTTGAACTTGAGGATTTAGATAGTGGTGAACTAGTTAAATACCAAATTGTGGGCGATGCCGAAGCTGATATCAAGCTAAATACTATTTCAATTTCAAGCCCTGTAGCACGTGGATTGATAGGTAAGCATGAAGGCGACACTATTAAAATTAGTGTACCTTCAGGTGAAAAAGAGTACGAAATTTTATCAGTTGAGTATATCTAG
- a CDS encoding Ppx/GppA phosphatase family protein, producing MNSGQLLAAVDLGSNSFRLSVGRVVELSNGLRQIYSIDRLKETVRLAAGLDSDLILDDTAIWRAESVLKMFGERIKDFPPQNVRAVATNTFRVAKNAHKLLKVSEAALGFPIEVISGQEEARLIFSGVAHELPPSKDNRLVVDIGGGSTEFIIGSGLEPVIMTSLHMGCVSYTKKFFPNRELTERAFAQAELAASKELEVIRKSYSNIGWKQAFGSSGTAKALVAVLEDTGFSSKGITLDGMAKLKKTMIKYGQNYSHHVLGLKTDRIEVLPAGLSIMIAIFKTLAIKQMHQGEGALRVGVLYDMLGRRDATDKRDETVDLFMQRYHIDKRQAIRVEKLALDLFDDLNTSDDESRKYLTWAAKLHEIGLSISQSSYHKHTAYVLENADLPGFSKDEQKNLALISLMHNGSLNKIDLDSLEVNKVRAILCLRLAVLFSRSRQDNGLHEITLTHKKEKSFVIVIPKDWISLHPLTKYSLNLEAEQWLNVGYQLKIKNS from the coding sequence ATGAATTCAGGTCAGCTTTTAGCTGCAGTAGACTTAGGATCAAACAGCTTTAGGCTATCAGTTGGTCGCGTGGTGGAGTTGAGTAATGGACTTCGTCAAATTTACTCTATCGATAGACTTAAAGAAACTGTTCGGCTAGCTGCAGGTTTGGATAGTGACCTGATATTGGATGATACTGCTATTTGGAGGGCTGAGTCTGTATTAAAAATGTTCGGTGAGAGAATTAAAGACTTCCCACCTCAGAACGTTAGGGCAGTTGCCACTAATACTTTTCGAGTAGCAAAAAATGCCCACAAGTTACTGAAAGTATCAGAAGCAGCTCTTGGATTTCCTATTGAAGTTATTTCAGGCCAGGAAGAAGCAAGGCTTATATTCTCAGGTGTTGCCCACGAACTACCTCCGTCAAAAGATAATCGACTTGTAGTGGATATTGGCGGTGGATCTACAGAGTTTATTATTGGCTCTGGATTAGAACCAGTTATTATGACTTCACTTCATATGGGGTGCGTAAGTTATACAAAAAAATTTTTTCCAAATCGTGAACTTACAGAAAGGGCTTTTGCACAGGCTGAATTAGCGGCCTCTAAGGAACTTGAAGTAATTAGAAAATCGTATAGTAACATTGGGTGGAAGCAGGCGTTTGGCTCTTCTGGTACAGCTAAAGCGTTAGTCGCAGTATTGGAAGACACTGGATTTTCATCCAAGGGAATTACGCTTGATGGTATGGCTAAACTTAAAAAGACCATGATTAAATACGGTCAGAACTATTCTCATCATGTGCTTGGACTCAAAACTGATAGGATAGAGGTATTGCCAGCAGGTCTATCAATTATGATAGCTATATTTAAGACTCTTGCCATAAAACAAATGCACCAAGGAGAAGGTGCTCTAAGAGTCGGAGTCTTGTACGATATGCTAGGTAGAAGAGATGCGACGGACAAACGGGACGAAACCGTAGACCTCTTCATGCAGAGATATCACATCGATAAGCGACAAGCGATCCGTGTAGAAAAACTTGCACTTGATCTTTTCGACGACCTAAATACCTCAGACGATGAATCAAGAAAATATTTAACCTGGGCGGCTAAACTTCATGAAATTGGCTTAAGCATATCGCAATCTTCATACCATAAGCATACGGCCTATGTATTGGAAAATGCCGATTTGCCAGGATTTTCAAAGGATGAGCAAAAGAATCTTGCACTGATTTCCCTTATGCATAATGGCTCTCTAAATAAGATAGATCTCGATTCACTTGAGGTTAATAAGGTGAGAGCGATATTATGCCTTAGATTAGCAGTACTTTTTTCAAGAAGCCGTCAGGACAATGGTCTTCACGAAATCACACTAACACATAAAAAAGAAAAATCCTTCGTAATTGTTATTCCGAAGGATTGGATATCTCTACATCCACTAACAAAATATAGTTTAAATCTAGAAGCTGAACAGTGGCTTAACGTTGGATATCAACTCAAAATCAAAAATTCGTAA
- the folP gene encoding dihydropteroate synthase encodes MVSPFLCGRFEIDIESTPRIMGIVNVTPDSFSDGGLHATTDTAIAHALKLIEDGADILDIGGESTRPGSNPVSAEDELARILPVIEGLKNTNVPLSVDTFKPEVMKLALDAGADMINDVYGLQKDGAIEVIAKYSKAGVCIMHMHGDPKTMQLSPPDYGGDVVEFMKNFLLQRAKEAEKGGIASNRICIDPGCGFGKTLIQNYELLANLDSLKDLGYAILLGISRKGMLGSVINVPPQERVIASVYGAMVGLDLGAHIIRVHDVLETRQAFKIRDMIIKNRRS; translated from the coding sequence ATGGTTTCTCCGTTTTTATGTGGTCGATTCGAAATCGACATTGAATCAACCCCACGAATCATGGGTATAGTTAATGTTACCCCTGATTCGTTTTCTGATGGTGGTCTACACGCTACTACTGACACTGCTATAGCCCATGCTCTAAAACTTATAGAGGATGGAGCTGATATATTGGATATTGGCGGAGAATCAACCCGTCCAGGATCTAACCCTGTTAGTGCTGAGGATGAATTAGCTAGAATTTTGCCAGTTATTGAGGGTTTAAAAAATACAAATGTTCCCTTATCGGTTGATACTTTTAAGCCTGAAGTTATGAAACTGGCTTTGGATGCTGGTGCGGATATGATTAATGACGTCTATGGTCTTCAAAAAGATGGTGCCATCGAAGTAATAGCTAAGTATTCAAAGGCAGGCGTTTGCATTATGCATATGCATGGTGATCCTAAAACTATGCAGTTAAGCCCTCCAGATTACGGTGGCGATGTAGTTGAATTTATGAAAAATTTTTTGCTACAAAGGGCGAAAGAGGCTGAAAAAGGGGGCATTGCCAGTAATAGAATCTGCATCGATCCTGGATGTGGTTTTGGTAAAACTCTAATTCAAAATTATGAGCTTCTCGCAAATTTAGATTCTTTAAAAGATTTAGGTTATGCCATACTTTTAGGGATTTCTCGGAAGGGTATGCTTGGTAGTGTTATTAATGTTCCGCCTCAAGAGCGTGTAATAGCTAGTGTGTACGGTGCAATGGTTGGTTTAGATCTTGGTGCTCATATAATTCGCGTTCATGATGTACTAGAAACTAGGCAAGCTTTTAAGATTAGAGACATGATAATTAAAAATAGAAGATCATGA
- the ftsH gene encoding ATP-dependent zinc metalloprotease FtsH produces the protein MNNSFSKFALWAIFIIVLFTVFRQYDDRGPYSSAVSYSQFMEDAKNGKVQSVVIQGNTLSVTQSDGSQYELTSPSDIWMVSDLMENGVRVTARPPEKPSFLLSALISWFPMILLIGVWIFFMRQMQGGGKGGAFSFGKSRARMLDEKNNNITFADVAGVDEAKEDVQEIVEFLKDPSKYQRLGGRIPRGVLMVGPPGTGKTLLAKAIAGEAKVPFFTISGSDFVEMFVGVGASRVRDMFENAKKHSPCIIFIDEIDAVGRQRGAGLGGGNDEREQTLNQMLVEMDGFESGQSVIVIAATNRPDVLDPALLRPGRFDRQVVVNLPDVRGRTQILKVHMRKVPLAPNVDPSILARGTPGFSGADLANLVNEAALFAARRNGRTVDMIDFEKAKDKIIMGAERKSMVMPEEERKNTAYHESGHAVVAYVLPKTDPVHKVTIIPRGRALGVTMQLPEEDRYSMDKERLLNMIAVLFGGRIAEEVFMNQMTTGASNDFERATSIARDIVTRYGMTDSLGPMVYAENENEVFLGRSVTKTTHVSEATMQQVDKEIRRIIDEQYKVARDIIESNREKIEVMAKALLEWESIDSDQIKEIMDGKNPSPPKDPAAPFDVTGDASPPPSAGGVVPTESAKPI, from the coding sequence TTGAATAATTCTTTTTCAAAATTTGCCTTATGGGCGATATTTATAATCGTACTATTTACAGTATTTCGTCAGTACGATGATCGTGGTCCCTATTCATCAGCTGTGTCTTATAGCCAGTTCATGGAAGATGCCAAAAATGGTAAAGTTCAATCTGTAGTTATACAGGGAAATACTCTTTCCGTAACTCAGTCTGATGGTAGTCAGTATGAGCTTACTAGTCCTAGTGATATTTGGATGGTGAGCGACCTTATGGAAAATGGGGTACGTGTAACTGCTCGCCCACCAGAAAAACCTTCTTTCCTGCTTAGTGCTTTGATTTCCTGGTTCCCTATGATACTTTTAATTGGGGTATGGATATTCTTTATGCGTCAGATGCAAGGTGGCGGTAAAGGAGGAGCCTTCAGCTTTGGAAAGTCTCGTGCACGTATGCTGGATGAAAAAAATAATAATATTACGTTTGCAGATGTAGCTGGGGTGGATGAAGCAAAAGAAGATGTTCAAGAAATTGTCGAATTTTTAAAAGATCCATCTAAATACCAAAGACTCGGAGGTCGAATCCCACGTGGTGTTCTTATGGTTGGTCCTCCAGGCACAGGTAAAACTCTTTTAGCTAAAGCTATTGCAGGCGAAGCTAAAGTGCCATTTTTTACTATTTCTGGTTCAGACTTTGTTGAAATGTTTGTGGGTGTGGGTGCTTCTCGTGTTCGAGACATGTTCGAAAATGCTAAAAAACATTCTCCGTGCATTATTTTTATAGATGAAATCGATGCTGTTGGACGTCAGCGCGGTGCTGGTCTCGGTGGGGGTAATGATGAGCGTGAACAAACGCTTAATCAAATGCTTGTTGAAATGGACGGGTTTGAATCGGGGCAGTCAGTAATTGTTATTGCGGCTACAAACCGTCCTGATGTTCTTGACCCAGCATTGTTGCGTCCTGGTCGATTTGATAGACAAGTAGTTGTAAACCTTCCCGATGTGAGAGGGCGTACGCAAATTTTAAAAGTTCATATGCGTAAAGTTCCACTTGCACCAAATGTGGATCCGTCAATTCTAGCACGTGGTACTCCAGGTTTCTCTGGTGCGGACCTAGCTAATTTAGTAAATGAAGCGGCATTATTTGCGGCTCGCAGAAACGGTCGTACTGTAGATATGATTGATTTTGAAAAAGCTAAAGACAAAATCATTATGGGTGCAGAACGTAAGTCTATGGTTATGCCTGAGGAAGAGCGTAAAAATACTGCTTACCATGAATCAGGTCATGCAGTAGTTGCTTATGTACTTCCTAAGACTGATCCTGTTCATAAAGTCACGATTATTCCACGTGGTAGAGCTTTAGGTGTTACTATGCAACTTCCAGAGGAAGATCGCTATAGCATGGACAAAGAGCGTCTACTTAATATGATTGCTGTTTTATTTGGTGGTCGTATTGCAGAAGAAGTATTTATGAATCAGATGACTACTGGTGCTTCCAATGACTTTGAGAGGGCAACTAGCATAGCTAGAGATATAGTTACTCGTTATGGTATGACAGATTCTCTTGGTCCTATGGTTTACGCTGAAAATGAAAATGAAGTATTCCTAGGTCGTAGTGTTACAAAAACTACTCATGTCTCAGAAGCTACTATGCAACAAGTCGATAAGGAAATCAGAAGGATTATCGATGAGCAATATAAAGTTGCCAGAGATATCATCGAATCTAATCGTGAAAAAATTGAAGTAATGGCTAAAGCTTTACTTGAATGGGAATCAATTGATTCTGATCAAATCAAGGAGATTATGGACGGCAAAAACCCATCTCCTCCTAAAGATCCAGCTGCACCATTTGATGTTACAGGTGATGCTTCTCCTCCTCCATCTGCGGGTGGAGTAGTTCCAACGGAATCTGCTAAACCTATTTGA